One region of Syntrophobacterales bacterium genomic DNA includes:
- a CDS encoding GatB/YqeY domain-containing protein, which yields MYAKGSPSKGTLTRLRKQDGQPIRSLLTMEYKTMIEEGLKKALKGRDHVRLSLFRMILTSIKNKEVEKIGQINEDEFFSLIKTSIKQHIESIENFKKGQRNDLVEKEEKELEILKEFLPSQLTEEEMAKEIEWAIEETGAKDKKDMGKIIKTILGKYPGRVDGKVLSEMVLKRLSSK from the coding sequence ACCCTCACAAGACTTAGGAAACAAGACGGGCAGCCAATAAGGTCTTTATTAACAATGGAATATAAAACCATGATTGAAGAAGGTCTGAAGAAGGCTTTAAAAGGAAGAGACCATGTACGCTTGTCTCTGTTCCGGATGATCTTGACCTCTATCAAAAATAAAGAAGTTGAAAAAATAGGACAAATAAACGAAGACGAGTTTTTCTCTCTCATCAAAACATCCATAAAGCAACATATTGAATCGATAGAAAATTTTAAGAAAGGGCAAAGAAACGATCTGGTTGAAAAAGAGGAAAAAGAACTTGAAATATTGAAAGAGTTTCTTCCTTCCCAGCTGACGGAGGAGGAAATGGCAAAGGAAATCGAATGGGCGATTGAGGAAACTGGAGCAAAAGATAAAAAAGATATGGGGAAAATCATTAAAACTATCCTTGGGAAGTATCCCGGAAGAGTGGATGGAAAAGTATTGAGTGAAATGGTGCTTAAAAGACTATCTTCTAAATAA